In Mangifera indica cultivar Alphonso chromosome 7, CATAS_Mindica_2.1, whole genome shotgun sequence, the genomic window AAGTGGATCTTTTTTCAGACCCTCAATgctacttaattaaattaaattttattaattataagtatgttttgttggaaaaaaaaaatctacaataGTATAAGGGTATAATCTCATTCATAATAGATTTTAAGGGTTAATAAAATCGATAAAACGTTAAAACCGTCATAAAGAAAATcttagtttgaattttcatcatatttataaaactttgactTACTTAATAAAATGTGTTTTGGGTTTACCTATCTAACTAATACGGGTGATGCCCTCCAAGCAAGAAACATTTCTTTATGTTGGTGAACCGTAGCTTATCTCGCACTTCAAAAGATTTGAGTTTTCAATTTCTGTGTCTAGTGGCTTTGTACTTTACAGTAGACTCATGTAATTTTTCTTCACCTTGTTATGAACATTAGTCacaatatgaataatatgtTCAAACTAAAATCTTATACTTGGAAGTTTTGGCGGAGGCACTAACTCGAATGTATGCAAAGAAAGTCTCCTAAAGATAATTCCAAAGAGCAATTTCCTTGTTGATTGAATTGGAACTTTTTTATAGGTAAATTTTCTCTGTAGAAAAGCCAGTTGCCATTTTCTGAGCATATTCATACTCGGCACCATTAAATTCACATTTAACACGAGGATGAttagaaaaaactttcaaaaagaaagaaagtgttATATGAATAGTTTGTTATGTCATTTGGATTGTCTAATTAACTAAGTGTATTGACGGGGCTTATGAATTAGGTATTTCACCCTCTCATTCGTGAATTTGTGgttgtttattttaatgatattttttatgttatgctAGCACAAAAAGGGCATTTGCAACATTTCGAGAGAAGTATTTGTTCTATTGCAAAAAAACTAATTGTTCACCAATATAAAAGAAATGTAGCTTTATGATTgagaaacttgatttttttaggGTTCGTGGTTAAACATAAAAGTATCAAAATTGACAAAGCAAATACGAAAACAATCAGAGAATGACTAGTGTATAAATCGATTAAAGATTTTAAGAGTTTTCATAGGATTGTAACATTTTATAGGATTTTTGTGtagaattttaacaatattgttgCACCTCTTACAAACCTGCCATAACATCAATTTCTATACTTCTTAATTCTAGAAAGTTATTGATGGTAGATTGTGACTTAAATTTTTGTGGCTAATGGAATAGTATTGTATACTTCGTTAACTAGTTtgtaaaaccctaaaccctaaatcaaTACATGACTAAAGGTGTTCAAACTCGATGCATTGATATCACCCATAATGAGGATGTAGAAACCGCTCTCTCAAAAGCCTCTTCATACGGTACCATTTCTACATTTTGTTCATAGTGTATTTGAAACAATTGCAATTGATCCTACCAAGTGGAAGCCCTTATTTTAACTTGTAAACTACAACTCaacttttttatcttctttaacATGTAATCATTCAAAGTATTTTCTATGAAAGTTTcctaatcaaaaaattctttaattattatatgtcaaaaacttaattttttatatcataaattaagTATCATAACGTGTCAtatgatatagtttttaaaaaataataataaaaaattataattgacatatcatcatttttaaaaatattataaacattcttaaaatttaaagatttctCATATATACCCCTATTACATTCACTATGTCATGTTAATTTAATACACCTTatgatatgtataattttttacttgtatcatatcatattatacaatatatatatatatcatatatcataaaatactaataactatgcGTCGTTTTACACTTTTTGGAATCTTGAAGCCAAGAGAAAGAGTTGTCTTTATTCATGATTAACAATTATTTTCATGTCTAGTACAATATACTTAATcgaaaaatcaaatcaaagcaaTTCACGATCCTGtagaaaaataattcaatcatctGCATCATTTAAAAAACCTCTTGGAAGATCAAACCCAACTTATGAGGGTTGAAATTGCGTTGCAATATAATTGAGCCGCAATTAAAGCATAGTCTGGTGTAAGTGTTAGGACCTTATCTTACAAAAATACATGTCCAAATTACATAATTCTAGAAACTTTTAGAAataggagaaaaaaattatataattttgtcgTTTTAATCTAAGCAAAATTTAGGGATATTAACTCAACGTTAATAAAACcgtaaaacattaaaatttttaagaaaaaactcTAGGTTTAAGGGTTGATTTGGGGAgtttaaaaaagatataatttcattatacGCCCCTTCCAATTTGGTGATGACTCTCTCACCCCCACCTATATGATCATATATAGGGCAAGCTAGCGAGGTCGGCAGCTGCTGAACTCGAGTAGACCCCCATCTTTCTCTATTAAAGCCCCAGAATCTTCCGCACCAAGTTtagattttctcttctctcatAAAACACTCGCTACAACACAATGGCTCCTCCTGATGCTTCTCATGCTCTTAAAGGTGccttttttctcttctaatgTATAGAATTTTATGTCTTTACATACTGTTAGAATCTTATAGTTGCTTGTTCGAGTGGTTTGACGATCTGGGTTATTTTTAGATTCGTCTCATGTATTAGATTCTATTGATTTACCctggtttttatcttttttgaaTGTAGTGAGGCAAAGTGTTCAACTGTTTTTAAATGCTGCTCAAACTGGGAATCTTGATCTTCTCAAGAGTAAGTTAGATATGTTCACTTGGTGAATTTGGAACTTTCTGTATGCAACTTTTTCTTATGGTTGAGGTTAGATTTTTTGCTGAAAATGTTGTGGGTTTATATGTTTCCTTGATAGGGATAGCGCAGCAACTAGATGATCAGGGTAAAGGGATGGCAACAACCGTGGCTGATATAAAAGATGCCAACCAACGAGGGGCACTACATTTTGCAGCAAGAGAGGGCAAGACTGATGTGTGCAAGTATTTGTTGGAGGAATTGAATCTTGATGTTAATACACAAGATGAAGATGGTATGTAACTATGTATTAATGTCTTGTTGTCAATTGTTATGATAACCTTCATGTTGTTTCTTCTTTCACGATATGCacttatgatttttcttttacaattgGAAGATTTAGTGCATTTAGGTTGGCAGGATCCAATATCAGTTTGGACTGACCTTCATATATGATATATTCATGTATAATGTGTTCATTTTTAACACTGCCAAGATGGAATAGCTTTACAAGTTGCACAATTTATATAAGCAGATAGTCTTGTGTATTAAGTTGCATTCcattatcaaatttgaataatggCAGGTAGTTTGAAAATTGTCTTGTGTCTGTCTGTGGTGTCTTTCATTCATGGATGTGGAGAACAAAGAAGGCATATAGCCCCTCTGATAAACTCAGAGGGCATATAGCCCCTCTGATCTTATTTCTCTGAAAGTCATgttattatatcaatataaaCTCAAATCTTATTTCTCCTGTGTTATCATTTTTATTGTTGCTATCTTGTTTTACATTTCCATATGAATGTGGAGAACAAAGAAGGCATATAGCCCCTCTGATCAAgtctttcaattttgatttaatctaatatatGCAGGTGAGACTCCTATTCTTCATGCTGCCCGTCAAGGACATGCTGAAACTGTCAAATATCTCTTTGAGCATGGGGCCAATCCTGCCATACCGAGTAACTTAGGAGCCACGGCTTTGCATCATTCTGCAGGAATAGGTGAGCTTTTCCTTTTGCTGTGATTGTGTGGGTGGGTGCTAGTGAAATTATAAAAGTGAGCAATGTAAACTTTTTCACTGGTAATTGCTTAGATGGAAAGGATGCAGTAAAAGGTATCTGACTTATTAGGAAGGGACAAATTCTATCCaaaaatagaagcaaaatttgttgaaatcaATATGTCACACCCTTTTTATTAAACACAGTTTTTCATTTAGGACTGAAGTGCAAACAAGGCTGGTTGTAGATCTAAgtgctttttaaattttctttgccGATAAACATTTGAAAGTTGTTATTCTTAGTGGATTTTCACTATCATGGAACCAAGAAGTTAGAAAAACGTACTGATTTTCATTGTTGGATGTTAAActgctaaaattattattaggtCAAATATTGATGATGGCCATGCTGGTCACCAGTTATTGGTTGTTTACTGACATATGTAGAATGTTTGGATTAGAGCTAAATTCTGTAAAGGAAAAATTATCAGATGTATGCATTATATGGCAAGATGAAAGAATTCAATGTTGTTAAATTCACTGGGTTATCCTAGAAGGTTTTCTGATTTGTGGAACTAATCTTTGTAAAATCTTTTTAGATTCATCTTatctttttatcaaatattgtcTCTAGATTTATTTCAGCTCAGTTATGTAAAATCTGGCACCTATGTTTTTTGGACCTCCCTttgttatttgaattaaattcttaTAATCAGTGTCCTTCATGGTGCCTGCAGGAAATATTGAATTGCTGAAGTATTTACTCTCCAAAGGTGTTGAGGTTGATTCAGAAAGTGATTCTGGTACTCCTTTAGTTTGGGCAGCTGGTCATGCTCAACAAGATGCTGTGAAAGTTTTGTTAGAGCACCATGCCAAtgtaatttatattcatttttgttttctcttaatGACATTTATATCATCTCCAAAATACAGAATTTTTATGGTCCTGTTTCTTGCAGTTTTCAAGACTTTTTGAAAAAGAGACTGAAGCAACCATGTGATACTTTTTCTTATACCTCTAATCTGCAAAGCTTCTTTTAGTTGTTGGGGAACTTCCTTGCCTAGAGGCATTATTTCCTTTGCTATTAAATGTGCCCACTGACACCAATAAAGGGAATTTCCTTAATGGTGGACAACTTTTAGATCTTTAATCTCCTAGAAATCCAAAGAGATATATTTTCTTGCAGGAGTGGTTGTACTTTTGTATCACTTTTTATGTATCCCCACAAAGACTTTGTGGCATGCTTGTCAGGGGCCTCCTTGGGCCTGGAAGGATTTGGCCCTGCCTGGGGGTCCCCTTTGTATTTGCAAAACCTTGGATCAACCAGCATAGCACTTTGGCAGCAAAGCTCTGACCGCTTCAAGATTAGTGTGTCTCTTATGCTGCTCACAGATTGTGGGCTCTAGCTGGCTTGTTTGAGCCAGTGGAGGGTATTGTTTTGTCTAGGTGTTATAATTTTCTGCCATGGTTTTAGATGTTGTTTGTGGCCGTCTTGTCCTATACATAATGTGCTATATCAGCTATGCAATTTTCTTCAGGGATTTATTGCTTTACAATGATCACTTTCAGTTTTTATtaggttttataatttattatagctTTCAGTGACATCAAAGAAAAGCTTTCATTTATCTGATTAAAATGGGTGGTGAGTGTGCAATTCTGCTGTTTCATCAATATTTTTCTCTGATGACATTTTTCTGCAGCCTAATGCTGAAACTGAAGATAACATCACTCCACTATTGTCAGCTGTAGCAGCCGGTTCTCTAGCATGCTTAGACTTGTTAATTCAGGTTTGATATCTTCATTACACTACCAATTTGGTTCCATTTTTTTCCACTATGGTGTATTTAGGATTCTAACGTAGGTGTAACTGGAAggttaaaatagaaaaaaggttATTTCTGGGTTTCTCTTGAAGGTCTGGAGAGGTAACTTCAATCACATTATTGATACGATTGGGTAGCTTGATAAGTTTCATGGATGCATCTTGTTTATGGTGCTAAATTGATATCACTGTGCAACCTTGCTTTTTGTCTATTAAGTTTTCTTTGTCCATTTTCTTAGAAATTGTTTTGTCAAAGTATCaaactttttaatgtaattaataactTTTACATATGGTGTGCTTATTTTGGTTGGTCTTTCATGTGTACTAGGAAATAAATATCGTGTGCTTGTCCTATGTACagcttcaaaaattttcaattgaataCTTGTTCAGGGCAAAGAAGTTCCCCATGATATTATTGTaactgaaaaaagaagaagaagaaaactggGTTTAATGAATGTGTTATATCTGAGTGTAGCTTCCAGCTTTCTTTTGTATCTATTGTGCTTATGCTCATATGTGAGATTTTTTATTGCTATTCACAGCTTCTTCCCCTACATCAGTTTTGCATTCACTTATTTGCAGGCAGGTGCTAATGTGAATATTGTTGCTGGTGGAGCAACCCCATTGCACATTGCTGCTGATATTGGGAGCACAGAAATTATTGAATCCTTATTGAAAGCTGGAGCTGATGCTAATGTCGTGGATGAGGTTATAACTGCATTAATTATAGTCATGATATCATcactttcataatttttttctggcATGTTTGTATGCGCATATGTcttcaagtttgaattcatttgCTTCTATTGATGTTTATATTATCATCTCTCCTTTTGAAGGTTAAGTTCTGTTAGCTATCCCGAAATTGCAAAAAGTATAATTTCCTGTTTTTACTACCATACATTAAATAATCTCCTATTAGGCTGCAGAcctattcttttctttttatggtAATTATTTGTCTTATTACTGAAAAAAGGCCAAAGACTAAATACTTGTAAGGTACTCAAAGACCTGCAGATTTCCAATTTAATGAACAACTCAAAACCACAGGTGTAATCAACCTCTAATCTTAGTGATCTTTGAAAAAGATGGGTGATTTCTCATATTGAATATGCTTGAGTGCTACCAACCTAGTGACCCTACTGTTGGCATAAATCTCTTTCCAAATTGACCTTACCATTGTTTTCCTACTAGAGGCTATAAAATCGAATGTCTGTTTTTgtacaaaatttttcttataagcTCTGTTCAAGTCCCTATTTGAATTCAGAAGTTCAAGTCCTTTCGACTAACCAGCTGTATAATTCTATTTAAAATATGCAATGAATGGCAACAGTTTCACAGTAGTACTATTTGGCTCCATCCATTATGTATTGGTGGCTTTTCTCTGCATCACAGGATGGTCAGAAGCCTATACAAGTTGCAGCTGCAAGAGGCAACCGTGAGGCTGTTGAGGTCCTTTTTCCCTTGACATCAGCAATTAACTCTGTCTCAGAATGGACAGTTGATGGAATTCTTGAATATATGCAGTCTGAAACAAGCAAACCGGTAACCCTCAGAGCCCTTTTTTTATTGGTAAACTTGTGTATTGTCTTTGTTGTTCATTTAAAATTAGACATGTGGAATTTAACAtcagtttgaatattttagCTATATTCatcttgaaaataaattcaGCGTGCCTTTGTTGGGTAGCGCTTGTCATTTATACTTCAAAGTCACTCACATGAAGCATAGTGTGTTACATATTCATTCTGTCTCTTTAGACAGGTCAGATCCCAGATGAGCCTTTATGTACTTATAAGCATGGTCCCACTGTATAAGGCCCTATTGTTCCTTTAGGAAATTAGCTTTTAATGCACTCTTTAAAGGAACAAAAGCTGTAAATGATAGTTGAATGAGAATgtgttaaaaagaaagaatgtgGATCAAAGTTGATATGACCAATTAGTGTTGGACGGGCATGAAGGTGTGACCATAGAACTACCTTGGTGTAGTTGAGACTAAGATAACTGCACTCATGCATAGTTTTGTCAAATTGCATCCCAGctttgatggatttttttttactttggctTTAAAATAACAAGTCACAGGACTGACATTTT contains:
- the LOC123221209 gene encoding ankyrin-1-like → MAPPDASHALKVRQSVQLFLNAAQTGNLDLLKRIAQQLDDQGKGMATTVADIKDANQRGALHFAAREGKTDVCKYLLEELNLDVNTQDEDGETPILHAARQGHAETVKYLFEHGANPAIPSNLGATALHHSAGIGNIELLKYLLSKGVEVDSESDSGTPLVWAAGHAQQDAVKVLLEHHANPNAETEDNITPLLSAVAAGSLACLDLLIQAGANVNIVAGGATPLHIAADIGSTEIIESLLKAGADANVVDEDGQKPIQVAAARGNREAVEVLFPLTSAINSVSEWTVDGILEYMQSETSKPEERRNMKENSLSEDIKPKKDHPEVGPELKKKAAEAKSRGQEAFNRKDYYLAIDAYTQAMDLDPTDATLPSNRSLCWLRLGQAEHALADAKTCRGLRPDWPKACYREGAALRLLERYDEAANALYEGVTLAPENKELIEAFREAVEAGKKFHGTDKK